Proteins encoded within one genomic window of Acinetobacter sp. WCHA55:
- a CDS encoding methionine aminotransferase gives MIQLPSSKLPAQGVTIFSTMTAMAQRLNALNLSQGFPDFEAPAELLDALAQATQSGFNQYAPGDGVWLLREQLAQQFAQRDQIQLDPMTEITITPGATIGLFATIQVVVHAGDEVIIFDPSYDSYAPSVALVGGKAIHIALQAPHFSVDWEQVKSAITTNTKLIIINTPHNPSGAIWSQQDWLTLIELIRDTNILVLSDEVYEHLVFDGQRHYSALSFPELRERSVVVGSFGKTFHVTGWKTGYCVATPTLMQLFRQVYQFANFCGVTPVQLALANYMQQHPEHIQNLAGFYQAKRDRFIEGLTGSRFQWLPSQGTYFQNVDYSHIRPDLNDIEFCRFLAQQHGIVGIPVSVFYQQVPEALRMIRFCFAKTDQTLAQAAEILQSV, from the coding sequence ATGATTCAGTTGCCTTCATCTAAACTGCCTGCTCAAGGCGTCACTATTTTCAGCACCATGACTGCCATGGCACAGCGCTTAAATGCCCTAAATCTATCACAGGGTTTTCCAGACTTCGAAGCCCCCGCGGAACTGCTGGATGCTTTAGCACAGGCCACACAAAGTGGTTTCAACCAGTATGCCCCAGGCGATGGGGTCTGGTTGTTACGCGAGCAACTGGCGCAGCAATTTGCACAGCGCGATCAGATTCAGCTCGACCCGATGACTGAAATTACCATCACTCCGGGCGCAACCATTGGCCTTTTTGCCACTATTCAAGTCGTGGTTCATGCGGGCGACGAAGTCATCATTTTTGACCCTAGTTATGACAGCTATGCGCCAAGTGTGGCTTTGGTCGGGGGTAAAGCCATTCATATTGCGCTCCAAGCACCGCATTTTTCAGTCGATTGGGAGCAGGTCAAATCAGCCATCACGACCAACACCAAACTGATCATTATCAACACACCACATAACCCGAGTGGTGCTATTTGGAGCCAGCAAGATTGGCTCACCCTGATTGAACTGATTCGCGACACCAATATTTTAGTCCTGTCTGATGAGGTTTATGAACATCTGGTATTTGATGGTCAACGTCACTATTCGGCTTTGTCTTTTCCTGAACTACGTGAACGCAGTGTAGTGGTGGGTTCCTTTGGCAAAACCTTTCATGTGACGGGTTGGAAAACGGGCTACTGCGTTGCTACACCTACGCTGATGCAACTGTTCCGTCAAGTCTATCAGTTTGCCAACTTCTGCGGAGTCACCCCAGTACAACTGGCTTTGGCCAATTATATGCAGCAACATCCTGAACATATTCAAAACTTAGCGGGCTTTTATCAAGCAAAACGCGATCGTTTTATTGAGGGTTTAACTGGTTCACGCTTTCAATGGCTGCCTTCGCAAGGGACTTACTTTCAAAATGTCGACTACAGCCACATTCGTCCCGATTTAAACGATATTGAATTTTGCCGCTTTCTGGCACAACAGCATGGCATTGTTGGCATTCCAGTTTCAGTGTTTTATCAGCAGGTGCCAGAGGCTTTGCGCATGATTCGTTTTTGCTTTGCCAAGACCGATCAAACCTTGGCTCAAGCAGCTGAAATTTTGCAAAGCGTTTAA
- a CDS encoding DUF445 domain-containing protein has translation MNEPQAAPSSLKRSKRFATIALITAVVTWLLLMVVAKFVPTDKVWIIHILMLSAEAGVVGGLADWYAITVLFRNPFGKMPIPKFLRDHTEIIPRNKDRIAESMGRFVQENFLSPQVVEKSLQSTDLSLAVGQWLANPQNNLQVTQVIQQTVPKVFEFVGQEQIGRFIQSNSVQWVRNTQVNHLASEMLRAVLENDFHQDVLQRGLDLAHDWMTQHPEQSRELTRTLFKELGVWKLAKGASWIGIDVQQRTIDSLIQRVESMLADPDHPWRQKIEAMGHALMLELADTNSKASQRLNQTKDALLDSPQVLNFISGAVVILCDAIKQDLQKPDSGIAHNIRVSIQQIGENIISNQAVRDLLNQRLSGIAVNLSDQYSEKVIRFISERIHEWDSSVMIDKIENEVGGDLHMIRVNGVVVGAFIGLALGIIRAAVELFL, from the coding sequence ATGAATGAACCTCAAGCCGCCCCCTCGAGTCTGAAACGCAGTAAACGCTTCGCCACCATTGCCCTGATCACGGCGGTGGTGACATGGCTGCTGCTGATGGTCGTGGCCAAGTTTGTCCCCACAGACAAGGTCTGGATCATTCATATTTTAATGTTATCCGCAGAAGCAGGTGTAGTCGGCGGATTGGCTGATTGGTATGCCATTACTGTGCTTTTCCGTAATCCCTTTGGAAAAATGCCCATTCCAAAGTTTTTACGTGATCACACCGAAATTATTCCCCGTAACAAAGACCGTATCGCAGAGTCTATGGGCCGCTTTGTACAAGAAAACTTTCTTTCTCCGCAAGTGGTGGAGAAAAGCCTGCAAAGTACCGACCTGTCTTTGGCTGTTGGTCAATGGCTCGCCAATCCTCAAAACAATCTGCAAGTCACCCAAGTCATCCAACAAACGGTGCCTAAAGTCTTTGAGTTTGTGGGCCAAGAACAAATCGGACGCTTTATTCAAAGTAACAGCGTGCAATGGGTGCGTAACACTCAGGTCAATCATTTGGCCAGTGAAATGCTGCGTGCAGTACTGGAAAATGATTTCCATCAGGATGTATTACAACGCGGACTCGACTTGGCGCATGACTGGATGACCCAACATCCTGAACAAAGTCGTGAGTTGACCCGAACCTTGTTCAAAGAACTCGGGGTCTGGAAACTGGCCAAAGGAGCCAGTTGGATTGGCATCGATGTGCAGCAAAGAACCATCGACTCACTCATTCAACGGGTCGAGTCAATGTTGGCTGATCCTGATCACCCGTGGCGTCAAAAAATTGAAGCGATGGGACATGCGCTTATGCTTGAACTGGCAGACACCAACAGTAAGGCCAGTCAGCGTTTAAACCAAACCAAAGATGCCCTACTGGATAGCCCACAAGTGCTGAATTTTATTAGCGGTGCAGTGGTCATTTTATGTGATGCTATTAAGCAAGACTTACAAAAACCAGACTCTGGGATTGCTCACAATATCCGTGTATCCATTCAACAAATCGGGGAAAACATCATCTCCAATCAAGCCGTCAGAGACTTGCTCAATCAACGACTCAGTGGCATTGCGGTCAATCTCAGCGACCAATATAGTGAAAAAGTCATTCGTTTTATCAGTGAACGTATTCACGAATGGGACTCCAGTGTGATGATTGATAAGATCGAAAATGAAGTCGGTGGCGACTTGCATATGATTCGGGTCAATGGCGTAGTGGTCGGTGCATTTATTGGTTTAGCGCTGGGGATTATTCGCGCGGCGGTTGAACTGTTCTTATAA
- a CDS encoding CC0125/CC1285 family lipoprotein translates to MKKILIACALASGLSLVGCASTPSKPLTFDQLGRFSNTPLNTSTYRISFQARPNMSYGTAEEITLVKAAQTTVQNGYRFFKVLNDPSNQNQPPRQAVVYSNPMPYYPYGYYSRHPAFWPDPFYDVPRVVDIDPVQVSYSIQCFKDQKSAPSDAFDATLILKSLGGKYGLSPTGEVLPPPEPSSPTSTSK, encoded by the coding sequence ATGAAGAAAATTTTAATCGCCTGTGCACTGGCGTCGGGTTTGAGTTTAGTCGGTTGTGCCTCTACCCCTTCAAAGCCCTTAACCTTCGACCAATTGGGTCGCTTTAGTAATACGCCTTTAAACACCTCGACTTATCGCATCAGCTTCCAAGCTCGCCCAAATATGAGCTATGGCACGGCTGAAGAAATTACCCTAGTCAAAGCTGCACAAACCACAGTGCAAAATGGTTATCGCTTCTTTAAAGTGCTGAATGACCCAAGTAACCAAAATCAACCCCCAAGACAAGCCGTAGTCTACTCAAACCCAATGCCTTATTACCCATATGGTTATTATTCTCGCCATCCAGCCTTTTGGCCTGACCCGTTCTACGATGTACCACGTGTCGTCGACATTGACCCCGTGCAAGTGTCATACAGCATTCAATGCTTTAAAGACCAAAAATCGGCACCAAGCGATGCCTTTGATGCTACGCTGATTTTAAAATCACTGGGCGGAAAATACGGTTTGAGTCCTACCGGTGAAGTCCTACCGCCACCCGAACCAAGCAGTCCAACATCGACCAGCAAATAA
- a CDS encoding DUF924 family protein produces the protein MNYQEILDFWFDPKNQSWWFSQNDAFDASIEEKFKTIHQQAAHAELWSWRSSAEGRLAEIIVLDQLSRNLYRNSPLAFAQDALALALAQEAITLKLDVALPPIQRSFLYMPFMHSESKLIHQYALKLFEDLGNPINLDFEQRHKVIIDRFGRYPHRNQVLGRNSSQEELEFLTQPNSHF, from the coding sequence ATGAATTATCAAGAAATTTTAGATTTTTGGTTCGATCCCAAAAACCAAAGTTGGTGGTTTAGCCAAAATGATGCGTTCGATGCATCCATCGAAGAAAAATTTAAGACAATTCATCAACAAGCGGCACATGCTGAGCTGTGGTCTTGGCGCAGTAGCGCTGAAGGCCGTTTGGCTGAAATTATTGTACTAGACCAACTGTCGAGAAACCTGTATCGCAACAGTCCTTTGGCCTTTGCTCAAGACGCTTTGGCCTTGGCTTTGGCGCAAGAAGCTATCACGCTAAAACTGGATGTAGCACTGCCCCCAATTCAACGCAGCTTTTTATATATGCCCTTTATGCATAGTGAATCAAAACTTATTCATCAATATGCTTTAAAATTATTCGAAGACTTAGGTAATCCGATTAACCTCGATTTTGAACAGCGTCACAAAGTGATTATCGATCGTTTTGGACGCTATCCGCATCGGAACCAAGTCCTTGGCCGCAACTCAAGCCAAGAAGAACTGGAATTTTTGACTCAGCCCAACAGCCATTTTTAA
- the gshA gene encoding glutamate--cysteine ligase has protein sequence MGQPASKSTAVLPTWVNSSLLQGMLRGIERESLRMQSDGFLSQADHPQALGSALTHPHITTDYSEALLEFITPPKPSITEALHYLKDIHSVAHRHLEHGEKLWPLSMPCMLDDNDDKIRLAQYGSSNIGKFKTLYRHGLGVRYGRRMQTISGLHYNLSFPDQLFEQLQQHETDEVLKALSAQDYRSHRYFGLIRNFIRLTPLVMFLVGASPSVCQCFMTGREHHLLPLLRGTLYLPYATALRMGRFGYQNSAQKQLGIHYNNIDGYLEGLQKAVKTAYAPFSRLGLNDAQGEPIQINDHVLQIENEYYSLVRPKQVPQAGETPSQALSNRGVGYVELRAVDVNPYSPIGINEDTAGFLEVLALYCLLLDSPDLLPAEQDQIEKNQAEVVNRGRAPNATIAVGEQSFPIEAWSQSHLEAMQELVVLLDQCYDTTLYSKAMTVMQQRVAEVDDTLSAQMIEDTLEAGGTWGFGSQMAAQHASSYERHQLSAETWAYFDDLASQSLQQQQQLEQDSQLSFEQYLAQFR, from the coding sequence ATGGGTCAACCCGCATCTAAATCTACAGCTGTGTTACCGACTTGGGTCAATTCATCACTTTTGCAAGGGATGTTACGCGGGATTGAGCGTGAAAGTCTACGCATGCAAAGTGATGGCTTTTTATCACAAGCCGACCACCCTCAAGCTTTGGGTTCTGCGCTGACTCATCCGCACATCACGACGGATTATTCAGAAGCTTTATTAGAATTTATTACACCACCGAAGCCCAGCATTACTGAGGCATTGCACTATTTAAAAGACATTCATAGCGTGGCGCATCGTCATCTGGAACATGGTGAAAAGCTCTGGCCGTTATCGATGCCGTGCATGTTGGATGATAATGACGATAAAATTCGTTTAGCCCAATATGGCAGCTCAAATATTGGGAAGTTCAAGACTTTGTACCGCCACGGTTTAGGGGTACGTTATGGTCGCCGTATGCAAACCATTTCAGGTTTACACTATAATTTATCTTTTCCTGATCAGTTGTTTGAACAATTACAACAACATGAAACAGATGAGGTACTAAAAGCCTTATCTGCACAAGACTATCGTAGTCACCGCTATTTTGGTTTGATCCGTAACTTTATTCGCCTTACGCCGTTGGTGATGTTTTTGGTCGGGGCAAGCCCATCGGTCTGCCAGTGTTTTATGACAGGACGTGAACATCATCTGTTGCCATTGCTGCGCGGGACTTTGTATTTACCGTATGCGACTGCTTTGCGAATGGGACGTTTTGGTTATCAAAACTCAGCACAAAAGCAGCTCGGTATTCATTACAACAATATCGATGGTTATCTCGAAGGTCTACAAAAAGCAGTCAAAACGGCTTATGCGCCGTTTAGTCGCTTAGGCCTCAACGATGCGCAGGGCGAACCGATTCAAATTAATGATCATGTCCTGCAAATTGAAAATGAGTACTACAGTTTGGTGCGGCCAAAGCAAGTACCGCAAGCAGGTGAAACGCCATCACAAGCGCTGAGCAATCGAGGTGTTGGTTATGTAGAACTGCGTGCGGTGGATGTGAACCCGTATAGCCCGATTGGGATCAATGAAGATACCGCAGGTTTCTTAGAAGTGTTGGCACTGTATTGCTTACTGCTGGATAGTCCAGATTTATTACCTGCAGAGCAAGATCAAATCGAGAAAAACCAAGCGGAAGTGGTCAATCGTGGTCGCGCACCAAATGCTACAATTGCTGTGGGTGAGCAATCGTTCCCAATTGAAGCATGGAGCCAGTCTCATTTAGAGGCGATGCAAGAATTGGTTGTATTGTTGGATCAGTGCTATGACACCACACTCTATAGCAAGGCGATGACAGTCATGCAACAGAGAGTTGCCGAAGTTGATGATACTTTGTCGGCGCAGATGATTGAAGATACTCTGGAAGCGGGTGGGACATGGGGTTTTGGTAGCCAAATGGCCGCACAACATGCATCGAGTTATGAGCGTCATCAGTTGAGTGCAGAGACATGGGCTTATTTTGACGATTTAGCCTCACAATCACTGCAACAACAACAGCAATTAGAGCAAGACAGTCAACTGAGTTTTGAACAGTACCTTGCACAATTTAGATAA
- a CDS encoding disulfide bond formation protein B, with amino-acid sequence MQWSYRFVSGVLVLASIIGMAFALYLEHGPLQLNPCPLCVFQRVGLIGLGLISLIAFLHNPTSNGFKRFSAFLGSLSIIWSAGVAARHVWLQSLPPDQVPSCGPGLDYWLDTLPLRSVFEQVLTGSGECALVDWTFLGQSLPVWSLVFFVALALISLWQLLRKYPSHAKKK; translated from the coding sequence ATGCAATGGAGTTATCGCTTCGTGAGTGGTGTTTTGGTTTTAGCCAGTATCATTGGGATGGCCTTTGCCTTGTATTTAGAGCATGGTCCGCTACAGTTAAACCCATGTCCACTTTGTGTGTTCCAACGTGTGGGGCTGATTGGACTCGGGTTAATTTCGCTGATTGCCTTTTTGCATAACCCTACATCGAATGGTTTTAAACGCTTTTCTGCATTTTTAGGCAGCCTCTCGATCATATGGTCGGCTGGTGTGGCAGCACGTCACGTGTGGTTACAGAGCTTACCGCCTGATCAAGTGCCGAGCTGTGGCCCAGGTTTGGATTATTGGTTAGACACCTTGCCTTTGCGTTCTGTGTTTGAACAGGTACTGACAGGTTCAGGTGAATGTGCACTGGTAGACTGGACTTTCTTGGGTCAGTCTTTACCTGTGTGGTCTTTGGTGTTTTTTGTGGCACTGGCGTTGATTAGCCTATGGCAACTGTTGCGTAAATATCCAAGCCACGCGAAGAAAAAATAA
- a CDS encoding YqiA/YcfP family alpha/beta fold hydrolase, which translates to MNIIYLHGFQSSSLSMKGQLLKHYCESRPQWHVHLPDLNMPPHLALEKLTALIQELDQVVLVGSSLGGFYATQLVAKLAVPAVLINPAMQPWHLFRDLFGATQLPYRVNEHWTLDDAQLDYLEQIELPFVQDADKILVLLQQGDEVLDYREAQRYYNGAALVISETQGNHAMEDFADKIPMALQFLSDCLK; encoded by the coding sequence ATGAATATTATTTATTTACATGGCTTTCAAAGCAGTTCTTTATCGATGAAAGGTCAATTGCTGAAACACTATTGCGAATCTCGTCCGCAGTGGCATGTGCATTTGCCAGACTTGAACATGCCGCCACATTTGGCCTTAGAAAAATTGACCGCCTTGATTCAGGAGTTGGATCAAGTGGTGCTGGTGGGCAGTAGCTTAGGTGGGTTTTATGCGACACAACTGGTCGCGAAGTTGGCAGTACCAGCTGTGCTGATCAATCCGGCTATGCAACCATGGCACTTGTTCCGAGATCTATTTGGTGCGACGCAACTGCCCTATAGAGTCAATGAGCATTGGACACTTGATGATGCGCAATTGGACTATTTAGAACAGATTGAGCTGCCATTTGTGCAAGATGCAGACAAAATTTTAGTGTTATTGCAACAAGGCGATGAAGTTTTGGATTATCGTGAAGCACAGCGCTATTATAATGGCGCAGCGCTCGTGATCTCGGAAACGCAAGGCAATCATGCGATGGAAGATTTCGCAGACAAAATACCGATGGCATTACAGTTTTTATCGGACTGCTTAAAATAA
- the parE gene encoding DNA topoisomerase IV subunit B, producing MSQYTAQSLEVLSGLDPVRRRPGMYTDTTRPNHLAQEVIDNAVDEALAGHANKITVTVYKDGSLSVEDNGRGMPVDIHPEYGQSGIEIILTKLHAGGKFSTDNYQFSGGLHGVGISVVNALSSRVEVEVQRQGNLYQMAFEQGEPTAPLAILEGKAPKRATGTTVHFWPEAKYFDSPKFALKALKHNLKAKAVLAAGLQINYVDQINDEKIVWQFENGLVDYLMDEIEDREILPHPAFVATGDAERASAEFAICWNVDGGELVQESYVNLIPTAQGGTHVNGLRSGVTDAMREFCELRNLLPRNMKLSAEDVWDGVNYILSLKFQEPQFSGQTKERLSSREASGIVQNIAKDAFALWLNQNSDIAMQLAEMAISKAGRRLKAAKKVERKKIVAGPTLPGKLSDCVGHTLEESELFIVEGDSAGGSAKQARDKNFQAIMPIRGKILNTWEVSSDEVLASQEVHNIAIAIGVDPGSDDLSELRYGKICILADADSDGLHIATLLCALFVKHFPVLVEEGHLYVAMPPLYRIDDAKDVHYALDDDELESMLKKCKTKNPQITRFKGLGEMNASQLRETTLDPNTRRLVQLDLDDSHFTAGLLDKLLAKKRSSDRKEWLEQKGNLAELVV from the coding sequence GTGTCTCAATATACGGCTCAATCGCTTGAAGTATTATCTGGTTTAGATCCGGTACGTCGTCGTCCCGGTATGTATACCGATACCACACGGCCAAACCATTTGGCGCAAGAGGTTATTGATAATGCAGTCGATGAGGCACTGGCCGGTCATGCCAACAAAATTACCGTCACCGTGTATAAAGATGGTTCGCTGTCGGTGGAAGACAATGGTCGCGGTATGCCTGTCGATATTCACCCAGAATACGGTCAAAGCGGGATCGAGATCATCCTGACCAAACTTCATGCAGGTGGTAAATTCAGTACCGACAACTACCAGTTTTCAGGTGGTTTGCATGGTGTTGGGATTTCCGTGGTGAATGCTTTATCTAGCCGAGTCGAAGTAGAAGTGCAGCGTCAAGGCAACCTCTACCAAATGGCGTTTGAGCAAGGTGAACCGACTGCGCCCTTGGCGATATTAGAAGGTAAAGCTCCGAAGCGTGCGACAGGAACCACCGTTCACTTTTGGCCTGAAGCTAAATATTTTGATTCACCGAAATTTGCTCTGAAAGCGCTGAAGCACAACTTAAAAGCCAAAGCAGTTTTGGCGGCAGGTTTGCAAATCAATTACGTCGACCAAATCAATGACGAAAAAATCGTTTGGCAGTTTGAAAATGGCCTCGTCGATTATTTGATGGATGAAATTGAAGATCGTGAGATTCTGCCTCATCCGGCCTTTGTGGCAACAGGAGATGCTGAGCGTGCCAGTGCCGAATTTGCCATTTGTTGGAATGTCGATGGCGGCGAATTAGTCCAAGAAAGCTATGTGAACTTGATTCCAACGGCGCAAGGCGGAACCCATGTGAATGGTTTACGTTCAGGCGTGACCGATGCGATGCGCGAGTTTTGTGAACTGCGTAATTTGCTGCCACGTAATATGAAGCTGTCGGCTGAAGACGTTTGGGATGGTGTGAACTATATTTTATCGTTGAAGTTCCAAGAGCCACAGTTTTCAGGTCAAACCAAAGAACGTTTATCTAGCCGTGAAGCATCGGGCATTGTCCAGAACATTGCTAAAGATGCTTTTGCACTGTGGTTGAACCAAAACTCCGATATTGCCATGCAGTTGGCTGAAATGGCGATCTCAAAAGCGGGTCGTCGTCTGAAAGCTGCGAAAAAGGTCGAACGTAAGAAAATTGTGGCAGGGCCAACGTTACCTGGAAAACTGTCAGACTGCGTTGGACATACCTTAGAAGAGTCTGAGCTGTTTATTGTGGAAGGGGATTCTGCTGGTGGTTCAGCCAAGCAGGCGCGTGATAAAAACTTCCAAGCGATCATGCCTATTCGTGGGAAAATTTTAAATACGTGGGAAGTCTCTTCTGATGAAGTCTTGGCTTCGCAAGAAGTGCATAACATCGCCATTGCGATTGGGGTCGATCCGGGGTCGGATGATTTATCCGAATTACGTTATGGCAAGATCTGTATTTTGGCCGATGCTGACTCCGATGGTCTACACATTGCGACGCTGCTGTGTGCTTTGTTTGTGAAACATTTTCCAGTCTTGGTTGAAGAAGGACATCTGTATGTGGCGATGCCACCGCTGTATCGAATTGATGATGCCAAAGATGTGCACTATGCCTTGGACGATGACGAACTCGAAAGCATGTTAAAAAAATGCAAAACCAAGAACCCGCAAATCACTCGATTTAAAGGTTTGGGTGAAATGAATGCTAGCCAACTGCGTGAAACTACACTGGATCCAAACACACGTCGTTTGGTCCAATTAGACTTGGATGACAGTCACTTCACCGCAGGTTTATTGGATAAATTACTGGCAAAAAAACGTTCAAGTGACCGTAAGGAATGGTTAGAGCAGAAAGGTAATTTGGCCGAACTGGTGGTTTAA
- the urtA gene encoding urea ABC transporter substrate-binding protein codes for MFQQKLLMKTFLATAMMGTIALTGCSKPAEKAETATSEPAAAVSSGDTIKVGILHSLSGTMAISETSLKDTALMTINEINANGGVLGKKLEPVVVDPASDWPLFAEKARQLITQDKVAVIFGSWTSVSRKSVLPVVEELNGLLFYPVQYEGQEQSKNIFYTGAAPNQQAIPAVEYLMSEEGGKAERFVLLGTDYVYPRTTNKILRAFLKSKGVADADIMEEYTPFGHSNYQTIVGNVKKFAAGKKTAVISTINGDSNVPFYRELGNQGIKASDIPVMAFSVGEEELRGIDTKPLVGHLAAWNYFMSVKNPTNTEFVNKMKQYAVQYKLPNADKIVTNDPMEATYVGINMWKQAVEKAGTTDVDKVREAMAGQEFKAPSGYTLKMDAENHHLQKPVMIGEIRGDGQFDVVYKTPSVIKAEPWSPYIPK; via the coding sequence ATGTTCCAACAAAAATTACTCATGAAAACATTCCTTGCAACTGCAATGATGGGGACTATTGCTTTGACAGGTTGTTCAAAACCTGCGGAGAAAGCGGAAACAGCAACGTCTGAGCCAGCAGCGGCAGTGAGCAGTGGTGACACCATCAAAGTCGGAATTTTGCACTCGCTCTCAGGCACCATGGCAATTTCCGAAACCTCACTCAAAGATACGGCCTTAATGACCATCAATGAAATTAATGCCAATGGTGGGGTACTGGGTAAAAAATTAGAACCTGTCGTCGTCGATCCAGCATCTGATTGGCCTTTATTCGCTGAAAAAGCACGTCAACTCATTACCCAAGACAAAGTTGCAGTCATTTTTGGTTCATGGACATCGGTCTCGCGTAAGTCTGTGCTACCTGTGGTAGAAGAATTGAATGGTTTATTGTTCTATCCTGTGCAGTATGAGGGACAGGAACAGTCGAAAAATATTTTCTATACAGGAGCCGCGCCAAACCAACAAGCGATTCCTGCAGTGGAATATTTGATGAGCGAAGAGGGCGGTAAAGCAGAGCGTTTTGTTCTACTTGGTACGGACTATGTCTACCCACGTACCACCAATAAAATTTTACGTGCGTTCTTGAAGTCCAAAGGTGTGGCCGATGCGGACATTATGGAAGAGTACACTCCCTTCGGTCATAGTAACTATCAAACCATTGTTGGGAATGTGAAGAAATTTGCTGCGGGTAAGAAAACTGCGGTGATTTCAACCATCAACGGCGACTCTAACGTGCCATTCTATCGTGAGCTGGGTAACCAAGGCATTAAAGCTTCAGATATTCCTGTTATGGCCTTCTCTGTGGGTGAAGAAGAACTCCGTGGTATTGATACCAAACCATTGGTTGGACATTTGGCTGCATGGAATTATTTCATGTCGGTGAAAAATCCAACCAACACCGAATTTGTCAATAAAATGAAGCAGTATGCGGTGCAGTATAAGTTGCCGAATGCTGACAAAATCGTGACCAATGATCCGATGGAAGCCACCTATGTGGGCATCAATATGTGGAAGCAAGCGGTTGAAAAAGCAGGAACGACCGATGTTGATAAGGTTCGTGAAGCAATGGCTGGTCAGGAGTTCAAAGCACCATCAGGCTATACCTTAAAAATGGATGCTGAAAATCATCATCTACAAAAACCAGTGATGATTGGTGAAATTCGTGGTGATGGTCAGTTTGATGTGGTCTATAAAACACCAAGTGTGATTAAAGCAGAGCCTTGGAGCCCATATATTCCTAAATAA